From the genome of Methanothrix soehngenii GP6:
TACACCTTCCCCCACTCAGACTCAGGATCGTATAAGTATCCGCCGTCAGATAAACTAATGTTGCCTTCTCTAGGACAAAAAAATCGTTCCCAGTTGTAGACTAGATCCCTCCTTCCATAAGCACTAAGGCCCTCCATGGCAGCCACCAGTTGATCTCCTCCAAACCACTTAATCTACGCATATAATGAAAAAGTTTTTGGGCCAGTTGTTTGATTGTCATATTATAATTGCTTTTATCTCCCAAGTTTTCTTGATATGATTCCTTATAGGGAGAGTATAGTGCCACGAATACCTTGACCATCTTATTCAGGGCTTTCGACGCTTCTTCTTTTTCTTATTTTCATTAGCCGAGCCTTCATCAAGGCAGACTTGAGTATGGAATCATGTGGTATATGCCTTCCATATTTGTGCCCAATTATTTTTTTCCAGGCGCCTGGCCCCAGATTTTTGCTCTTCGTAGATTTCTACAGTAAGGCTTATATCTGACTCGCTTAGAGTTCTTTTTGGGTGCCCAAATTTCTTTGGCGCCCATGGCTCTTTGTTTTTCATTCAGCGACTCCAGACACGATTTACCGTTTGGATGCTCACTTTAGTCTCTGCAGCAATGATTTTAGATCCAATGTTATTGTTTTTTGCTCGAATTATGTACTTAACCTTGGCATGAGTATTTAAATACCAAGCTTTTAGGGACTCTACATATGCAAAATGCAAACCGAACAAAACCTAAATTAGATGGAATACGAGAGATAAGTATTGAGATGAGGTTTTGAAAATGTCAGCAAAATTGATGGAGTACTTCAACCGGCAGCCGAGGCTTGGCATTCTTGGCACTGCGAGCAAGGATGGAATAGTGGATGTGGCAGTTATGGGCTCGCTTCAGATGATCGATGAGAAGACGATCACCGCGGCGTTTGCTCGGGGTCGCACATTTGCCAACCTGCAGGAGAACCCAAATGCGGTCTATATGATAATGAATCAGGGCTCGGAGATCCTTGATTGGAAAGGGATTCGGGTCTATCTGCGGATGAGAGAGTATGTCACGTCCGGGCCGCAGCTGGAGAGCTACAAGAGCCAGGTGGCCAAGGTCGTTGGCGAGCAGGCGGCGGAGATGGTCCATGTGATGGTCACATTCGATCTGACGGAGGTCCGGCCTCTGATAGACGCCGGCCAGGGCTGGGAGAAGTCCATCTGATCTATTCAGACACATTCGCCCCCCGCACTCCACACCCATATCTCCCTGCAGTGTAAGATCCAGATGATCCGAAAGATGCCGGGCAGGCCCGACCATCTTTCCGGAAGGAAGCGCTGGATGTGGATCTTCGACTCGTATTATAAGGGCACAGTGGAGCTATGGGGCAGAGAAAACGGCCCGATAAAGGTCAGCCTTCCTTTTCCCAATTCATTTTATATGCACCTGAGAGATCCTCCCGCCTACAGGGAGATGCTCGCCGCATTGGAAGGCCTCTACCGGGTGGAGGAGTGTGATTTCAAGACCATCTTCGGCCCTCTGGAGGGCTACAGGATCTTCGCCGGCCGCAAAGTGGCGGAGAAGATCGAGATCCAGACCCGCTACTCTGCCCAGCTTTACAATGTGGACATAAGGAATGATCAGTGCTACCTTGCCGAGCACGACCTCTTCCCCTGCGGGGAGAGTGAAGAATCCCGTTTCTCTCCGGATTTCGCAGTCCCCCTGACCCGTCTGGAGGTGGAGGTAAAGGCAGTGGGCGCAGGGGGCGCCTCCCTCCGGCCCGGGACGGAGATCTCCTCCATCCAGATCTGCAGGGATAGAACGAGAAGTCTGAACGGACCGGAGAGGACGGTCATTGCCGACCTGATGGAGCTGATCAGCTCCTACAACCCGGACCTGATCCTCTTTCCCTATGCCGACAGCTGGGTTCCGGCAATGGTCCGCAAGGCGGAAAGGTACGGGCTTGAGCCGGCCTTCAGCCGCAGCGGCTGGTTCAAATCGATGGCCTCCAAATCCTACTGGAGCTATGGCCGGGCCAACCACAAAGAGGGCGCACTCATTCCTGAGGGGCGGGTGCTCATAGACACCGCCAAAAGCTTCGTCTATCGGGAAGGTGGGCTGAAGGGAGTGCTGATGGCCTCCAGGCTCTCCGGCCTCTCTCCGAACCTCACCTCTCGCTTCACCCCCGGCACTCTGATCTCCAGCTATGAGGTCTTTGAGGCCCTGCGCCGGGGGATGGTCGTCCCCTTCCGGAAGAGCGATGTGGAGAGCGCAAGGAAGATCACCGATCTGAAGGCCTGTGACCGGGGTGGTATGATGTTTCAGCCCGATCCCGGGGTTTATGAACAGGTCCACCAGATCGATTTTACCTCACTATATCCGTCCATCATCGTGAAGTACAATCTCTCCCCGGAGAGCCTGGATCATCCGGAGGTGAAGGGCTTTCTCGCAACAGTGATCACTTCGTTGCTCAACCTTCGAATTGAGACCAAGAGGCGGAAGAAGACCAACCCCGAGTACAGAGGAATCGACTCGGTGCTGAAGTGGATGCTGGTGACCTGCTTTGGCTATACCGGATATCGAAATGCCAAGTTCGGCCAGATCCAGGTGCACGAGAGGATCACCGCCATCTCCCGGGAGCTGCTCATGGATATCAAGGAGCTGGCTGAGGATATGGATTTCGAGGTCCTGCACGGCATTGTGGACTGCCTCTGGGTCCGGGGCGGGCCTATTTCGATTTACAAGGAGGCGGTGGAGCAGATGACCGGCATTCTCACCGAGGTGGACAGCTTTGACTGGATAGCCTTCCTGCCCATGGCCGACGGCTCAGGGTCGTATACCCGCTACTTCGGCCGGCTGGATAAGGGCAGGATGAAGGTTCGGGGAGTGGCTGCTCGGAGAGGAGACACCCCACGCTATTTGCAAAGAATGCAGATGGATCTGTTCGAGCTTCTGGCAGGGGCAGCGAACAGGGAGGAGCTCCGTCTCTGCAAGCCCCGGGCAGAGGAGGTCCGCAGAAGGTACGAACGGGATCTCATGGATGCCAGGGTCGCGGTCCGGGAGCTGGCCGTACGTCGCCGGCTGAGCAGGACAAATTACAGCCGCCGCTGTGCTGAGGCCTCTGCTGTTCAGGCCCTCAAGATCGCCGGACGTCATCCTGCTCCCGGGATGGTGGTCGGATATGTGGTGGCGGATGCCGGACGCTGGGAGGTCGATTTGGAGGAGGAGGCATCGGAGTATGATGCAGAATACTACGGCAAGCTTCTGGAGAAGGCCTGGGAGGAGGTAGCCTTTGTCTTCAGACCGTAGACATATTGCCTGAACCTCAGATAGGCTGGAAAAGGAGGGGTCCGCTCTTGCTGCTGCTAAGGCTCATATTGCGATCGATGGCAGCGTCAAGCTCATTCATTCTGATCGGCTTGTTGATGAAGTCGTCCACCCCGGCGCTAAAGCATTGCTCGCGGCAGAACTCTGGATCGAAGGAGGTGATGGCTATTATCTTGGGACCCTGTTGCCAGCGGCTGCGGATGTGTTTGGTGGCCTCGATACCATCCATCTTTGGCATCTGGATATCCATGAGCACCAGATCGCAAGACTGATTTTCCAGGGCCCGCAAGACCTCCTGACCATTTGCCGCCAGGTCCGTCCGGTGGCCAAGTCTCTGCAGCATGAGTTGAGCTACCTTCTGGTTCACTGGATTATCCTCGGCGATGAGGATGTTCAGGGTGGATCTGATTGTCATTCTGCCGGGAAGATGACCCTGTTCCTATAAGAATTTCTTTTATAGAAATTTGATGTTCACTGTCGCGGGTCGTAGAAGCACCCTCTATGGCATCCCTAGTCTTGCTTTTATTGCCTGAATATCCCTCTCCATTCTGACGAGCCTATCTTCTCGCAGACTCTCTGCCGTCTCTGCAGTGTGGCCTTTTATCTCCTGTATTATCGGGATTGCTTTTACAATCTGTCCTGCGGTAAGAATTAAGGCAAAGTCAACCATTCGAGGAACAAACCCTTCGAAATCCTTGATAATTACATCCGATACTTCTGCGTCATCAGGACGCTTTGTCTGTGCAAAGGTACTGAAAGCATCGAGTGGACCCTTAGATCCTTCTATGATCACCCACACCTCTTGCTGGCCATTCTTGCCTAGCTGGTTTTGGGCAGCAAAACCATTTACTCCCATAAACATGGCCTGGTTCATCAGAAAGTACCTGTAGCCAACTCCATGCACCTTAGGGCCGATGATCTCAATTTTCCTTTTCATCCATCCCACTTCTCATCGTACAAAGATAATGATTACCCTATATATACATAGGCAAATAGCAGCAAATGGCCCCTATATCTCTCATGTTATCGATTTTCTTGATTATCATTCTTTCTCTCCTTTTCTCGTCTCAGCCAGATCCTTGATTATTTTAGATGAACTCGTGTACCAAGGATTTGCTCATCTTCAGTTCCAAGGCGATATTTTCTGCAGGAGTCCCATCGCCATGAAGCTTTAGAAATTTTTATATCTTTTGATGCACTATCACATGATTCTTCGTGTGGACATATCTTCCTCACAATCGAAATACAATCGCAAGGAATTAATCAGATGGCAGTAGTTCCCTTTTGAGGGGAAAGAATGCCATCCATGAGAATTCTGTCCTGGAATGTGAACGGCTTGAGAGCCATCTATAAGAAGGGTTTTGTGGACTGGCTTCTTAAAGACCGTCCCGATGTGCTCTGCCTCCAGGAGATCAAGGCGACAGAGGATCAGATTCCAAAAGAGCTCAAAGGCCTCCCCGGATACATATCGTTTTTCAGTCCGGGCGCCAGAAAGGGGCGGGATGGAGTGGCCCTTTTCACTAAGATCAAAACCCTGAGCCTGGAGTACTCATTGGGCCTGCCTGGCTTTGATGATGAGCAGAGGGCGATTGTTGCCGACTATGGGGATTTTCTGCTATTCGATGTCTACTTCCCCAACGGCAAGGCCTCAAAGGAGAGGTTGAGCTATAAGATGAGGTTCTATGATCTGTTCCTCGATCTCATGGACCGGCTTGTGGCCGAGGGCAGAGATATTGTGATCTGCGGCGATGTTAACACCGCCCATAAGGAGATCGATCTCGCCCGGCCCAAGCCGAATGAGAAGATATCAGGATTCCTTCCGGAGGAGAGGGCCTGGATCGACCGATTGATAGAGCACGGCTTCCTGGACACCTTCCGCCTCTTTCATCCTGAAGGGGAAAAATACTCCTTCTGGGATATGAAAACCAGGGCTCGCGAGCGCAATGTTGGCTGGAGGATCGACTACTTCTTCGTCTCTTTAGGCATGCGGGATCGGGTGAAATCGGCTTTTATCCTCGATGATGTCTATGGCTCCGACCACTGCCCGGTGGGAATCGAGATCGAGTTATGAAGAATTCAAGGAAAAAGGTTTTATTGCTTGTTGCCAAATGGACTTCCAGGCTTTATTAAAGGAGGGATAATGATTTGAGGACTGCCAGGCAGATTCCCTGGTACCTTATCGCATCCATTCTGATCTCTTTATCAGCGATTGCTCTGGCTAATCTTTTTGCTCCACCGCTGAAAGAGGCCGGCTCATATCTTGCTTTAGCTCTGGTGATACTGATACCCGGCTACCTCGCAGTCCTCTCCCTCTTTCCAGCCGCCGGCGACCTGGATTTGAATAGACGCTTTCTTCTCTCTCTGGGGGCCTCTCTGTTATTGGCAGGGCTCATCAGTCTGATTCTGTATCTTACCCCCAGGGGGCTCCAGGCGGCATCCCTGGCCACTATTCTCTCTTTTCTTGTGCTATTTCTTGCCGCCCTATCCTATCTCCGCTGGTCGGCTATACCTCGCAACAGGAGGTTTGTGATCGGAGCGAAGAGGAGCTATCGCAGTCGCAGGACATCTGGCCGCATCTCATCAGGCTTCGTCTCCTCCCGGGGCCCTCTTCTGATCGCCCTGGCCGCAGTCCTCGTTCTGGCTGGTCTGGCCCTGGCCTTTTATCATTATCAACCTGGCATGAATTTCTTATCCTCTCCCAAGGGCCATACCGATCTGGAGGTCACCTGGCCGAAGAGCGAGCTTGGCGATTCATCCGAAGGGCAATACACGACTCTTGCCGCTGGCCGCGACCTGGAAGCGCGGGCGAGGATCGACAACCATGAAGGTATTCCGGTCAATTACTCCCTCCGGCTGGCCTTTGACAATTCCACCATCTTCGTCAAAGGCCTGCGTCTGGCTGATAATGAGACCTGGGAGAGCATGCTGGGCTTTGTGCTTGAGGGACAGCCAGGACAGCAGAGGCTTGATCTCCTCCTATTCAAAGAAGGGGACAGCACTGCCCCCTGCAAATCTGAGCATCTTCTGGTCGATCTGGTTGATGATCAGTCCGAGGATCAGGAAGAAATGGAAAACAGCACAAACGAATCAATGGCGAGCTCTGACGGCTTGCCAGTCTCATTTGAAGAGAAGACAAAGGTCACAGTCCTGAGTGCCGGAGGCGGTGGCAGCTCTGTCGCCCAGGTTAGCGGATCTGCAGCCTCCAGCTCCTCTTCTGCCAAATCAAAGCCACAATCCGCTGCAACTGAAACGGAAAAAAAGAATGCCACGGAGACGACAGAATATCCGCCGCCAGCAAAGGCTGCTGTCGAGACCGGTGCAGTCACTGAGCCGACTGATGCGAGCAGCGGCGAGATAAAAGCCCAGCCCAAGGCCAGCAGCATAACCTCTGAGGAAAGCCCTTATCCCGAGGAGGCTGAATCCCTCTCCAGCTCAAATTCCACGAATCAGGCGGCATCTAAGATTTCAGTCCTCCCTGATAATGCATCTGGCCCTGAGAATGTGTCCTCATCCATCTTCCTATCTACAAATCTATCCACATCTTCCTCTGCTAATCTGTCCTCATCTGCAGCGTCAGATGAACAGATAAATCCCGTGCCAGAAGATGTCAACACGGTCAAGAATCCAGCAAGGTACGGCACCATCCCCGGTCAGCCCGCAGAAGGAGATTCCATTATCAACCATCCGCCGGTTCTGCAGAGCCTCCAATCGAGCATGCCCAGCCCTCAGACAAAGGGCACAGCGATCATCTGGAGAGCAGAGGCTATAGATCCGGACGGTGACAGGATCCTCTATCGCTTCCTCCTCAATGGTGAAGAGATGAAAAATTGGTCCAGATCCGGCAGCTGGAGCTTTCTCACGCATTATCTGCCCGCGGGCGAATATGTCATCACCGTCCAGGCTATGGATGGCCTTCATTCACCGTCGGACTCATTTGATAGCTCTTTGAATGCCACCATGGTCATCCTGGAACAAAACCAGCCACCCATTCTGAGGGAGCTGGAGTCTGACCGGAAGAGCCCCAGCCCACAGGGATCCCTGATCACCTGGACCGCCAGCGCAGCAGATCCAGACCTGGATGAGATATCATACCGCTTCCTCCTCGATGGCCAGGATATGACCGGCTGGATGCCATCGAATTCCTGGGTATGGAATAGCTCTGGAGTGATGGCAGGAGATCATAAGATCACCGTTCAGATAATGGACGGCTCTCATGCCAGCCAGAACTCCTTTGACTGCGAGATGAATCGGCCTTACGCCCTGAAGGAATCGACAATAGGCTCTCCGATCGAATCGTCTGCAGAATCCTCAACTCCTCTTCTTGTAAGCTCTCCTGAAGATCCATCAAAGCCAGCAGATGTTCCCGCGGGCGCATCCTCCACTGCATCCCTCAATCAGATCCCGATGTTCGCAGAGCTGAAGCCGGATGCAATCAGTCCACTCGAAACAGACGCTATCATAAATTGGACTGCCAGAGCTGCAGATCCTGATGGAGACGAGCTATCCTACAAGTTCCTCCTCGATGGCCAGGATATGACCGGCTGGTCCTCTTCCTCTTCCTGGACCTGGGACACATCTGATGCTCCCCCCGGCACGCATAGGATCACTGTCCTGGCCAGGGACGGCAAGCACGCTCCTACGGACTCTTTCGATGGCTCAATAGATGCTGAATTCACATTAATGGACAAAAATCTGCCTCCCGTCCTCTCAAGCCTTGTGCCGGATCTCTCCAGCCCTCGGGTTCTGGGGGAGACCATCGTCTGGAAGGCGGAGGCCATGGACCCGGACAACGATCCCATCCTTTACAAGTTCCAGCTTGGAGGAAAGGATATGATTAGATGGTCAGAGTCGAATAGCTGGAGCTGGTCGACCCGGGGCCTCTCCGCGGGCGACTACCAGATCACCGTCCTGGTCAGGGATGGCCGCCACGCATCCGAGTATTCATTCGATAACTCTCTGGCGAAAAGCTTCCGCCTCAAGACCTCCATAGATCAACAGATAGACCTGCTGATGAGCCAGAGGGGCTTTAATGCCTCAGGAGATACTGAATATAGCTCCTCTGACATCATGCTAAAGGTGGCTGATACATAGCTGAATTGCATTAGCTTTAAGTTCGTTGTACTCCCAATATCCGCTCCAATCCATGAAGATCATTCAGGTATCTCCCTATTTTCCCCCTCATCTGGGCGGGGTTGAGTATCATGTGAAGGAGCTGGCCGACGGCCTGGCGAAGAGGGGCCACCAGGTAACTGTAGCCTCATCATGCGGAAGATGGAATAACGGATTCGTCCGCATTCCCAGCATCGACCTTTTTTATGTTCCTATTCCCATCAAGCGGCCCAACCTTGAGGCGGACATATATCATAGCCATGTGCCCAGCCCCCTGTTTGCCTTCGTGCTCAGAGATTCGTCTCCTCATGTGGTCACCTACCATAACGATGTGGTGATCCCGGGGAACCTGAATGGACACTATCTCCCTCGACCCGTTGGGGCAGCGGTTGAGGGGGTGAACAGGAAGATCATCCGGCCCATCCTGGACCGGGCAAAAATCGTGATTTCAACCACAAAAAGCTATGCAGAAACCTCTCCCATCTTGAAGGACTACATTCATAAGACGAAGATAGTGCCCAATGCAGTGGACGTATCCCTTTATCCCCGGAAGAGAGAGAAGAAGGGCTATGTTCTCTATGCTGGCAGGCTGCTGCACTACAAAGGAATCGAGTCCCTAATCCAGGCCATGAGCGAGGTGCAGAAGAAGGCCGACCTCGAGCTGGTCCTTGTAGGGGATGGCTACGACCGAAGCCGCCTGGAGGAGATGGCCAGAAGGCTTGATGTCAGGGCCAGGTTCACCGGCAGGCTGGATCGGTCCCGGTTCATCGATACCCTCTCTCATGCCGAGGTTCTGGTCCTCCCCACCCAGAACCGCCTGGAGGCATTTGGCATCGTCCTTCTCGAGGCCATGGCCTGCGAGACTCCCGTCCTGGCTTTCAAAACTCCTGGGGTGGCTGAGGTGGCAGGAGAGGGGGGAATGATCTATTCCAGCCCCGGGGAGCTGGGCGAGATGATACTCGAGCTGCATGAGAGCCCGAACCTGAGGATGAACCTCGGCCGGAAGGGCAGAATGGCGGTGGAAGAGAAGTACTCCTGGCCGCGAGCCCTGGATATGATGGAGTCGGTCTACAGAGAAGTGGCCTGAGAGCGGTGTCCTGAGAGAGATGGTGTCCTGGGAGAGATCTTCGAGTCAATAAGTATTTACAGAATAGATCTACCTTCCAATTGATGAATGAGAGATTGAAGGCCACATTGTTCGCAGCTCTGATGAGCCTGGCCTCCATTATCTTCATTCTCTATTATACCGATGCTGATATAAGTTGGGAGTTGATCTCCCGGGTCAACGGGTGGTTCCTTCTTCTGGCGGTAGCCCTTCATGTGCTCTCCTGGATACTTTACTCTCTCAGGCTCAAGCTGCTTGCATCCATGGCCGGTCACCAAATAACCTTCCCTCTCTCCTTCAGATGCACCCTGGCCTCGAACTTCCTTGCCGCTATCACTCCATCCTCTGCTGGAGGAGAGCCCCTGCGAATCAAGGTCCTGGCAGATGACGGCATGAGCTATGGTGCTGCGACGGCGGTGGTGATAAGCGAGAGGCTCCTTGATAGCATATTCTTCTTGACCTCACTGGCCTTTTTCCTCATGGTCTCCGGCTTTTTCGCCGGCTTCGGCCTGAAGGTTGGAGCGATATTCCTGCTCTTTCTCCTGGCTTTCCTGGCATTTCTCAGGCAGCTCATCATCCGGCCGAAGAGGGTTGCCCGTCTGATGGAGTGGATCAAGAAGAAGACCGGCAACCGAGCCATCGTCCTCACCATAGAGCGGGAGATATGGCTATTCAGGGACGCAGGAATTCAGCTTGCTAAAGAGACAATGCGTTGTTTGCCGGTACTGGTGGTGATGACGGCATTAATCTGGTTTAGCGATTTTCTGGTTCCCTCTGCCTTATTGGCGGGTATGGCTCAGGATCCCAGCATTCTTCTCTCAGTCACCGCCCAGAACATCCTGGCGATAGTGAGCCTCTTGCCGTTGACCCCTGGGGCCAGCGGCATAGCCGAGCTGGGAATGAGCTACCTTTATTCCACCTTTGTCTCTCCCGCCTTGCTGCTGCCTCTGATCGTCCTGTGGCGTTTGATCACCTATTTCTTTAACATCGTCGTAGGTGCAGCTTTCGCCGGAGCGGCCATCAATGGAATGATTAAAAAATAGAGCAAAAATAATTGGCATGCAGACCATCTTCCGGCCTGCAGCCGATAACCTCTCCTGATTCCACTTCTTTTTCCGTCTAGTGTGTGCCAAGGATGTAGCCTATGATTCTGCCATAGGCAGGCCTGGCCACCAGCGTTCCTAGGACCACTCCAATGATGATGATCAGGGCGAATCCGGTCAAGGCACCGAATCCCATATAGAGAAGCGGCAGCATGGCCACGATCGTCGTCGCTGCTGCGCCCAGGATTATGGCAAAGGCCCGGGACAGACGGCTCAAATAGATCTTGCTGGTGGTGGCGGCCACTTTGCCCACGCCCGCCTTATCCGCGGCCTCCGCCGCTCTCTCCTTTATGCTCCGGTCGGATGCAGCTGGCGCTGCTTCACCTCCTCGGATCACCTCATCGGTGATGATGACCAGCTGATCGACGCCCGTCCCTATCACCATGATGATGCCGGCCAGGCTGGCCAGATCGAGCTGCCATTTGGCCAGGGACCAGACGCCCAGCATTATCGCCACCTCGCTCAGGGAGGTAAAGAGCATGGGCAGAACTATTCTCCTCTCACGGTAGCGGTAGTATATCATGCCCGCAACTGCGAGCAGAGCTATCAGACCGGCTATGACCATCTGGATCTTGAACTGCTTGCCCAGAGCGGCAGATACCTGGCCTGATCCCACGATCTCCACATTGACCGGCAGAGCGCCCTCTTGCAGGTGAATTTGAAGCTGTTTTGCATCCTGGGAGCCCTCATCTCCGGCGCCCACGCGCGCCTCCAACCCGCGAGAGGGAACCTTCTGCAGACTGCTCGCCAGCTCTGGGGATAAGGGTGCGCTGAAGACTGGATCCTTATCCAGGTACATGGTTATGGGGTGAGCTTCGGGATTCTTGACCGCGCCCGTATCTATGGCTGCTTTCTGGAAGGCTGCCGCCCCCTCCTCGGAGAGGGTGAAGGGCACTCCCCAATTGCCCTGCTGATCTCCTCTGGGGATATCCACAGACTCAACTGCATCTCCATAGATG
Proteins encoded in this window:
- a CDS encoding lysylphosphatidylglycerol synthase transmembrane domain-containing protein; amino-acid sequence: MNERLKATLFAALMSLASIIFILYYTDADISWELISRVNGWFLLLAVALHVLSWILYSLRLKLLASMAGHQITFPLSFRCTLASNFLAAITPSSAGGEPLRIKVLADDGMSYGAATAVVISERLLDSIFFLTSLAFFLMVSGFFAGFGLKVGAIFLLFLLAFLAFLRQLIIRPKRVARLMEWIKKKTGNRAIVLTIEREIWLFRDAGIQLAKETMRCLPVLVVMTALIWFSDFLVPSALLAGMAQDPSILLSVTAQNILAIVSLLPLTPGASGIAELGMSYLYSTFVSPALLLPLIVLWRLITYFFNIVVGAAFAGAAINGMIKK
- a CDS encoding type B DNA-directed DNA polymerase — translated: MIRKMPGRPDHLSGRKRWMWIFDSYYKGTVELWGRENGPIKVSLPFPNSFYMHLRDPPAYREMLAALEGLYRVEECDFKTIFGPLEGYRIFAGRKVAEKIEIQTRYSAQLYNVDIRNDQCYLAEHDLFPCGESEESRFSPDFAVPLTRLEVEVKAVGAGGASLRPGTEISSIQICRDRTRSLNGPERTVIADLMELISSYNPDLILFPYADSWVPAMVRKAERYGLEPAFSRSGWFKSMASKSYWSYGRANHKEGALIPEGRVLIDTAKSFVYREGGLKGVLMASRLSGLSPNLTSRFTPGTLISSYEVFEALRRGMVVPFRKSDVESARKITDLKACDRGGMMFQPDPGVYEQVHQIDFTSLYPSIIVKYNLSPESLDHPEVKGFLATVITSLLNLRIETKRRKKTNPEYRGIDSVLKWMLVTCFGYTGYRNAKFGQIQVHERITAISRELLMDIKELAEDMDFEVLHGIVDCLWVRGGPISIYKEAVEQMTGILTEVDSFDWIAFLPMADGSGSYTRYFGRLDKGRMKVRGVAARRGDTPRYLQRMQMDLFELLAGAANREELRLCKPRAEEVRRRYERDLMDARVAVRELAVRRRLSRTNYSRRCAEASAVQALKIAGRHPAPGMVVGYVVADAGRWEVDLEEEASEYDAEYYGKLLEKAWEEVAFVFRP
- a CDS encoding preprotein translocase subunit SecD, giving the protein MSLIEDLSKDKRVLLFALFLAAALICLGAFGLKYGLDLQGGSYLQLKLQGAMVQVDADPESILEYQFSTNTVERHGDSYIVTVPGKIDPTLPDDLGYLGAETASLANATKITIPAAPETIIITYLQKNLDADVKIVQFAPVLYEIRTNVTRESLDALLAPVGGKVPAGEDTFIEGLTQDTVEETKRVLDSKLNRLGLQDIRVRMVDNKYILIDLAGMDVASAQDIVGKPGKFEIRIQTEDNQTMHVIYGDAVESVDIPRGDQQGNWGVPFTLSEEGAAAFQKAAIDTGAVKNPEAHPITMYLDKDPVFSAPLSPELASSLQKVPSRGLEARVGAGDEGSQDAKQLQIHLQEGALPVNVEIVGSGQVSAALGKQFKIQMVIAGLIALLAVAGMIYYRYRERRIVLPMLFTSLSEVAIMLGVWSLAKWQLDLASLAGIIMVIGTGVDQLVIITDEVIRGGEAAPAASDRSIKERAAEAADKAGVGKVAATTSKIYLSRLSRAFAIILGAAATTIVAMLPLLYMGFGALTGFALIIIIGVVLGTLVARPAYGRIIGYILGTH
- a CDS encoding DUF1616 domain-containing protein; translation: MRTARQIPWYLIASILISLSAIALANLFAPPLKEAGSYLALALVILIPGYLAVLSLFPAAGDLDLNRRFLLSLGASLLLAGLISLILYLTPRGLQAASLATILSFLVLFLAALSYLRWSAIPRNRRFVIGAKRSYRSRRTSGRISSGFVSSRGPLLIALAAVLVLAGLALAFYHYQPGMNFLSSPKGHTDLEVTWPKSELGDSSEGQYTTLAAGRDLEARARIDNHEGIPVNYSLRLAFDNSTIFVKGLRLADNETWESMLGFVLEGQPGQQRLDLLLFKEGDSTAPCKSEHLLVDLVDDQSEDQEEMENSTNESMASSDGLPVSFEEKTKVTVLSAGGGGSSVAQVSGSAASSSSSAKSKPQSAATETEKKNATETTEYPPPAKAAVETGAVTEPTDASSGEIKAQPKASSITSEESPYPEEAESLSSSNSTNQAASKISVLPDNASGPENVSSSIFLSTNLSTSSSANLSSSAASDEQINPVPEDVNTVKNPARYGTIPGQPAEGDSIINHPPVLQSLQSSMPSPQTKGTAIIWRAEAIDPDGDRILYRFLLNGEEMKNWSRSGSWSFLTHYLPAGEYVITVQAMDGLHSPSDSFDSSLNATMVILEQNQPPILRELESDRKSPSPQGSLITWTASAADPDLDEISYRFLLDGQDMTGWMPSNSWVWNSSGVMAGDHKITVQIMDGSHASQNSFDCEMNRPYALKESTIGSPIESSAESSTPLLVSSPEDPSKPADVPAGASSTASLNQIPMFAELKPDAISPLETDAIINWTARAADPDGDELSYKFLLDGQDMTGWSSSSSWTWDTSDAPPGTHRITVLARDGKHAPTDSFDGSIDAEFTLMDKNLPPVLSSLVPDLSSPRVLGETIVWKAEAMDPDNDPILYKFQLGGKDMIRWSESNSWSWSTRGLSAGDYQITVLVRDGRHASEYSFDNSLAKSFRLKTSIDQQIDLLMSQRGFNASGDTEYSSSDIMLKVADT
- a CDS encoding response regulator — translated: MTIRSTLNILIAEDNPVNQKVAQLMLQRLGHRTDLAANGQEVLRALENQSCDLVLMDIQMPKMDGIEATKHIRSRWQQGPKIIAITSFDPEFCREQCFSAGVDDFINKPIRMNELDAAIDRNMSLSSSKSGPLLFQPI
- a CDS encoding acylphosphatase, giving the protein MKRKIEIIGPKVHGVGYRYFLMNQAMFMGVNGFAAQNQLGKNGQQEVWVIIEGSKGPLDAFSTFAQTKRPDDAEVSDVIIKDFEGFVPRMVDFALILTAGQIVKAIPIIQEIKGHTAETAESLREDRLVRMERDIQAIKARLGMP
- a CDS encoding pyridoxamine 5'-phosphate oxidase family protein; the protein is MSAKLMEYFNRQPRLGILGTASKDGIVDVAVMGSLQMIDEKTITAAFARGRTFANLQENPNAVYMIMNQGSEILDWKGIRVYLRMREYVTSGPQLESYKSQVAKVVGEQAAEMVHVMVTFDLTEVRPLIDAGQGWEKSI
- a CDS encoding exodeoxyribonuclease III, with translation MPSMRILSWNVNGLRAIYKKGFVDWLLKDRPDVLCLQEIKATEDQIPKELKGLPGYISFFSPGARKGRDGVALFTKIKTLSLEYSLGLPGFDDEQRAIVADYGDFLLFDVYFPNGKASKERLSYKMRFYDLFLDLMDRLVAEGRDIVICGDVNTAHKEIDLARPKPNEKISGFLPEERAWIDRLIEHGFLDTFRLFHPEGEKYSFWDMKTRARERNVGWRIDYFFVSLGMRDRVKSAFILDDVYGSDHCPVGIEIEL
- a CDS encoding glycosyltransferase family 4 protein, translated to MKIIQVSPYFPPHLGGVEYHVKELADGLAKRGHQVTVASSCGRWNNGFVRIPSIDLFYVPIPIKRPNLEADIYHSHVPSPLFAFVLRDSSPHVVTYHNDVVIPGNLNGHYLPRPVGAAVEGVNRKIIRPILDRAKIVISTTKSYAETSPILKDYIHKTKIVPNAVDVSLYPRKREKKGYVLYAGRLLHYKGIESLIQAMSEVQKKADLELVLVGDGYDRSRLEEMARRLDVRARFTGRLDRSRFIDTLSHAEVLVLPTQNRLEAFGIVLLEAMACETPVLAFKTPGVAEVAGEGGMIYSSPGELGEMILELHESPNLRMNLGRKGRMAVEEKYSWPRALDMMESVYREVA